Genomic window (Gloeothece verrucosa PCC 7822):
GCCTTATACATACAAAGTTTACTTTTAGGTTTTGAGCATTTTAGTTTTATCACCAAATGCTATTGGAAAGTAGCTTTGCAAATATGTTAGAGTGAGCCGTTTCGTTTCCACCACCAGGCGCTGTCGAAACGTTTTCTCCTGGCTGAGGGATAACCATATTAATGTCCCGATCGCTTTTACTAGCACGAAAGCGATCGCTTGATAATCCGCCGGCTCTAATCGGGCATCGCGTCTGGCTAAGGAACTCGCTAAATCCCCAATCAACTTGACATCGGTTGTCGCATCAATTTCTTCCAATTCACGCATCGTTCCCTGAACCTCCATAAAAATCGCATGGTAGCTAGGGTTCTCGCTAAAGAAGCGATCGGTGGTATCAATCAACTGGTTCACATAATCTGACAAAGAGAGTGTGGCGAATTCCTCCTCATCAAGGACGGCTAACTCTTGATGCAGCTTTTCTGCATAACGGAGTGCCAGAGCCTGCACAATCGCGGTTTTGTCCGGAAAAAACTGGTAAAGCGACCCGATCGGAACCTGGGCTTGAGTGGCGATCGCATTGGTCGTTGTTGCGGCATAGCCCTGGCGGGCAAACAGGTCTTGGGCCACATCCAGAATGCGATTGACCCGCTCTTGACTACGAGCCTGTCGTGGTTGGCGGCGCATTCCGCCTGTGGGTGATGGGTTTTGGGACATAGGCATTCTTCCTGGCCTTCAGAAATAGATGAGGATTACTCACATTTTTCTTGACAAAACATGAGGACTGCTCATAAACTAAAAACATGAGTGATGCTCATATATTAACGGAATTTGTGTGTCTAGAGTCATGTTATGTCCCAGAATTTGCTGATGGAGCAAGCTCGCTGTGCCAGGATACCTTCTGTGCGTCTGCTGCCATACCTCCACCTTGGGTTTCGCTTTGTGCGCCACCAATGTTTTCCCTGGTTGGTATTGGCGATCTCTCCACTCAAATTGCTTTTTGCATCAGGAGTGGAACGGACTCATGAACAGGTTCGTTATTTCAACGCGATCGCCCGGATTGATTTTGTCGGTGTCTATGGGTTGCTCGATGACTTGCTCTGGTAAAACGTCGAGTGTCTTTGCTGTCTTCAATTTGTCAAGGTTTCGTTAACGCTTAAGTTCTTTTGGAGTGATTTTTTATGCAACTGCTTAATTCAGCTACGTCCAATCAGTCTGCGAGCGCGAAGCGCCACTCCGTGATCGCTGCTACTCA
Coding sequences:
- a CDS encoding TetR/AcrR family transcriptional regulator, whose protein sequence is MSQNPSPTGGMRRQPRQARSQERVNRILDVAQDLFARQGYAATTTNAIATQAQVPIGSLYQFFPDKTAIVQALALRYAEKLHQELAVLDEEEFATLSLSDYVNQLIDTTDRFFSENPSYHAIFMEVQGTMRELEEIDATTDVKLIGDLASSLARRDARLEPADYQAIAFVLVKAIGTLIWLSLSQEKTFRQRLVVETKRLTLTYLQSYFPIAFGDKTKMLKT